From the Populus nigra chromosome 13, ddPopNigr1.1, whole genome shotgun sequence genome, the window AGGTCTTTCAAAAGCTACTAAATTTAATCTCATTAATGATGTGTAAATGATATTTGTCTCTCATTGATAACATATAAGAAAtttttatctctcattaatgtCATCAAGAGAAAATGATTCTTCAGCTCCTCCACTCATCAAAACAACAACGTTCATGGATTATGCATACCATATGAACCACTAAAGTAAAGGgttcacattttatttttttcaagcattcATACTTTAATtctcaaagtatttttcatactaaaacttttgttcttagaatttaaagccttttttatttatttattacaatctCTTATTTAAATTACGTATTTTATCATCGAAAGGTTTTTAAACCCACCAAAAGATATTGTTTTGCAAGTGTTAGGACTTTTACCACCAATCATGCATTTTCTAAGCTCTGGAGAAGGGAATATTAACCTGAACGCATGATTAATCATTATTCAAACACTAAATAACCTTATTTCCGATCATTTCAAATTTTGGAACATCATCATATATACACACAAAACACATTAGTCATATAACCTACGCTACATTACAAATGGAAttccaagttaattttaaatgtaaaatagagcttaaattataaatgtgttttcatatttaataatttttttaataaaaaacaaagaagatattgtttatagttaataaaataaaataagaaaaatgaattgataaaaaaagaattattaacattaattaattatgaaaatagaaaattaatcttcttagtaaaaacaaaaaacagatgaacatgcaaatattttacaccgattattctttttattttgtatatttttatttttattttatcttagagGCTAATTCTTGttaataataacatataatttttgTGTTCATAAATGCATCTTgcaaatacaattaaataaaaaaaattataagtgtaaAGCAAAAGGCTTATAcatgcatctaattaaataaatcaaaaaccaTCAATGTCAACAaatgtaaaattttttttgttaatgataattgaagactaaactaaaaaaatcaggaAATAGATGTAGTTTCAGATATTTAACATCGCAACATGATTCATTTACCTAGTTGTATTTaatgatttgatttattagaaaacaaattatctaTTGAAATGATGAAAGATATAGACACGCacgaaatcaattaaaaaattcaaagaaaaaaaatatcatataaggTTGCACACATTCATATAAAAtgctatcattttttataaaaagcaagTAAAAACCAATTGATatcaaagaataaataaaaaagttgaaagatagaTGTGGATATAAATATGTAACCTTGAAACACAAGTTACAGACTCGcttgtatttaataatattattttttagaaccaatgttttcttaaataaaacaataattaaaaaaatgcataggAAAGTgacttaataaaataaagagagaggaaaaaaataggtAGGGGTACACAAAACAATTCTTCCTAAGATTAGAAAAACATTGAAAGCATATTCATAAACTaagtaaaaattaacaatatcttattaaaaaaatatcataaaaatttgtaaaaactagaaaaaataatcaataaaaaattaataaaaacccaaatattgaagaatgagaatagaaaaaaaaagaagaagaagaaaatcaatgaacCCAAAAAAATAGGGCAAGGCGCACATGCTTGGCATAGGTGGCATAGTGCGCCTAGGCTTAATAAAAATGATGGCCGTCCACTatgctgatttaattatttttattatttttaagaggtTAATAACCTGTCATCCACATCTAATtatttagagagaaaaaaaacacgtgatgtattttttattagattagtAGGTGATGTATTTTAGAAGGTTTTTTATCATGTGGAATTAAGACTATTTCACCAAATCAAGTAAGctagtgaataaaataaaatttaaaaactatatagagtgttaattatatgtatttagaaataaagtttttttttattattttactttgaaaataacttaattagtaaacaaaaataataattacaattttctTTGCGaatcgttttcttttttctttttcctttttttgtgatGAATATGACCATTTTACTACTTTTTCTTTTACATAAAAGAATAATACTGATGGTAACACCAAGTgcttatttgtattattttttattttttattaaaaaaattaaagtttgaaaagtttattaaaaatcatgCTTGATCAAGTTTTATCTTACTTCccaaaatttcatcaatttagctTAATGAGACTAGTTTGAGATAAACTTAAATATGAATACCAATTAAAACTTCATAAGAGTTTGAGGAATAAAAGCATTAATACTTCTCAAAAAAGTTTTGGGAattattgagaattaattttcaaaacaaatattaaataaaaaaagattccaGTAAACTTTAGtgttaaaatattgaaaaatatataagaaataaaactaagatttgaaaaaaaaatctatgtttttgaaaaaacattaaaagaaactcaatgtttaagttataaaaaaattcaaaaattctcaagcattaaaatttcttgaaattttcaagaaatagttttttgtttttttaataaatgttttttaactttactttaaaatttgttatttattaacatttttatttttttaattttatttaaaattttcaaaagaattcTGGCTGAGAAATTATGAATTTTCTTATTGaacatatttagtttttttccccCTTAAAATTActcaaaattgtattttttaaaattataatattatttttttattctaatttttatttagagtttttactattttgaaaaaagtaacATTTTTAGTTCTGAACTTTctcagaatatttattttttcgtagtaaaactttttaattgagttgaattgatcaaaattatcaaatactcaaaaaattttaaccaaatctttttattaagGGCTCATAACTAATTAAATATGCAAGGTCCGTTTGTCCGCTCTCTTCAGTAATgcaatgttgtttttattttattttattttatttttgttaatcatATCGTTATTTTTAACTAACATATCAGAAAGGATTCCTAATTAAATATGGTCCCTATGTCCACTCTCTTTATTaatactatttaattattattttcaaggatttttaaaacaaacaatttttagGAGTTTTCAAACTATAATAATTGATGaagatcaattcaaaatcaactataatttaaaggatcaaattgaaaagaaaatgccaaaaatgattcaattaaaagaaaaaaaaagatggaatttttttttaaaaaaaggttcaaTTTAGCTTATTAACCTTGAAACCTCACGATCCAACTCTTTACCTAGCATGAGTTTAAGATTAACTTGCTAAAAGTTTCCCTAATGTGACTTAGTCAACTTGGAGGCTCTAAAAGCAACCCAAATGAATGATAAAAAGCATGGTTAGACTTTAAAAAAGTTTTCAAGATGATGTCTTTTTTAGTATTAAGACAGAGATATATTGAATCGACTTGGATTTTATGACTTAACCTATTAAACTCGCAATTCAGATCATGGACTCCGCTAAgctaaagagttttttttttaactgctctttacttaatgatatgataacaaaaatagatgctcATAAAATCAAGAACCAACTAAATATTAGGATGTTTGCTTAAGACTGTAATAACCTcggagaaaataaaacaaaagaaattataaagatcAATTCACAATCAatgtaatattgaaaaataaaattgaaatagaaaagTTAAAAGGATTCAATAgcaataaaaatgaattgaacCGGTTGGGGTTTATCCTAGTCCTTTTAGTTGAGTAAATAACTCGAGGTGTGTGAGAGTGTCCTAATCTTCTCAAACTAGGTTATAGGAATTGAACCACGACTAAGATTGAGGAACCAAGGTTTCTACCTAAGAACCAAGATTTTAGGTATAAGGTTCTAACTTACAACAAGATTTGGGTCAATGAGGGTTTTCTTGGTATTAGGATTCGAGCTCTGGGATTTTAACCTAAAATATGATCATCAATGTTAGAATGTCGTCCAAGATTAGGCTCGGTGCACTTTAAATCCGATCTCAGCCACAATCTAGGGCACCCAAGGTTAAAGTCAATAATGAGTTTAAGAAACTTGGGATTTAACAAGGACTAGGTTTTGAGATATGAGGAGTGGTCTAATATCGAGATTTGAGCATCGATGTTCGGTTTATCACTAGGTTTGAAGCACTCGAGTTTCTAGAATGGGATCAAGTTCAAGGTGCTAAATGTCAATTTAGATCTGACTCAAATGCCATAGGTATACATCCTAATAATGGATCCAAAGTATTGAGGGTTCAACCTGGGACAACGCTGATAAGTTTGTTAATAAGACAACTTCAAGGCTCCTATGGTTAAACCCTATAACCACTTCCGAACCACTTAAGGTCATCTTAAGGCCACGCCGATGCTTGCAACGGGTTATAGATCTTGGAATTCATTTTTAAACATGGTTGATGaacatatttgaaattaaattaaataagagattCACTCACTGTCTAGattaagattttattgaaaattattttctaacaaaagtACTTTAACAAAGAGTATTcatatgtttaaaataaattatgggtgaatgagaaattgatcTCAAATAACATTTAGTTAATATGTTTTACATACCCAAACCCTTTAATctcatattaaaagaaaacatgattttcttttaGCTTACACAACAAAAAGTTAAAGAGTTAAAATTATATCCGTAGAGTACAAAAGCTTTTAGAGAGGATAGATCCTAAGTCAAGTGAGTTTTGGACTTGAGCCCCACACACACTCGCTTTGCTCAACTTAGCATGGGCTTGAGCCTAAGCATATGCTTAGGTTTTCTATAAAAGAGTTAAAGTTGGACCTATAGagcattaaaattttagagaggCCTTAAGCTAAATGAGCTTTTGGCTTAATTCATACATGCTCGCTTACTCGATAAGGCATAGAATCAGGCCCGGACCTGTGCTAGGGTTTGGACTTACTATACAGTGcatgaataaattatttgaacaaTAAATCTACCtaaatagtttattttcaaagggaaaacttttgatttttattgagataaattattaggttttatttttttatagcatgtaattaagaaaaaacagcAATAATTAATTTCggtaattatcaaaattaattattaatcaattttagttatataaaaatcaatataagaAATAGCTTTACGAGAGATGTTCTGCACACCAAGTAATAACTCGTTTGCcttgttctccttttttttcccaatccttttattttgtattaaacTAATGTTtagaattttcaatcaactaCAAGTAATCtatatttagattgttttatacTTTGCCAAGTTTACAAAACTTATAGAATCAaagttatttttccttttatattcatGTCCATGCAAATTACAATTAGTTAAACCAAacattgtgataaaaaaaaaaacaaaaaaaacaatggaatgGTGCGGTTCGATGATCATGAGAAGAGACTACCCATACATAACATACTCTGATAATATGAGCATCAATCATGTTAACTTAAGACAAAACAAGGAAATTACTATTGATTCGGAACTGTGAATGACTGTTAACAAATGTTTTCTGAGGATTGACAAGactgttttattttctatgtaagaaaacaataaaaagtgaTTAATCAACGGTCAATCTTGCAAATCCCACTAATTTCGCTACAAAGCAAAATCTTGGCAATCAATGGTGGCTTGCTCAATGCTCAAGACAATCTCTGTCGAATTTGAGAAGCTTAAAAGGTAACGAAAAAAGCATGGAATGAAGCGAAATATGTGCCAATTAAAGGCAGGAAAACTCCAAAGGCTCCAATTATATGTTATGTCCACTTCATGTGATTAGCATAAAACCATGCATTTTATCCCTTTGTGCCGCGAAGGTCCAACCATTGATCAATCATTGTAgcaattttcaaattaatttggaaaaaagtaggatttttttttcttttcccttttggaGAAAGTTAAAGCTTTGTTTAGCCTTATtatacttgtatttttattttttgattatgaTTTCTAAAAGTATTAGTGtttaataaaactttattaaaaagaaattcacaCTTTCACtctttatataaatagttaagcaactaatttttttgaaattttttttctttcaattgagtTTTTCTCGGGCCTACTTAGATAGAATTAGGCTTGAAATTATGATATGTACactaaattaaaagacaaataacTGAAATGtaaaacactaagaaaaaatATGTACCAAATCACAcatcatcaaaaaaatttatttgatccaaaagtttatttttttatttttcagtccttggttttgagagaggagagagaaagttgtcTAAAAACAGAAAGAAGATAGAAAGTTATTGGTTAGATTGTTTTTCGATGAAAAAACTCGTTGTTTTTAGCGTCAATGAGTTCTTTTCGATGATGAAAGTTTGATGGTGGTGAATTTTTCTCTAACAATCCTTAAAAAGGAGATCGAGCTTAGtttagagattttttattttgttgatttttgttttttaagtgttttaggATTATTATGTGGTTTGAAGAGggtttttttggatattttagagGTGTTTTAAGGTGAAAatgacttgaaaaataaattttttacccaaaaaaccCTTACACTTGTCTTTTTAGCCACTATAATGGTGGTTGGAATATGGATTTATAACTCAGCATGCAACACAttgtttattacttttttaaaaaaaataaaaaataaaagtcatccGCCccttcaaaaggaaaaaaaaatgtatggcCTAAGCATGGGGCCTACCTCAATCCCAAGTGTTTAGGCTTTTTTATGACTTAGGCACGCTGAGTCATTCAGACCCGCGTGcctaacttagttttttttttaattttactatttgatatttaattaattttaaattaatctttatattttattaatatttatttaaataaaaaatattattgaatccAGTAAAGTTCATAACCCAAGTCATAGTTTTGACGAGTTATTCATGGTTGATCTGAGTCATTCTAATATATCTCatcttaatactttttaaaaaatatcatattgagatatttttttgtaaaatcaaatCATGATTTTACAAATAGTACCGACTGCATTTGGACCCTtgcacctaatttttttttttaatctttttggtcattttttttcttttgatgtttttttttttcacttttacaTACGAAATTGACTAAGTCACATCAATACAATtttcacacaatttaatttaaaatttaaattagataagaaatgaagttgaaaatttttcaaatttaatctacTAACCGAGTTTAACGAGAATGCCAAATAATTCCACATcacttgaatattttatttatattttataaattaagctTTAACGGGCATCTTAGTACTCTAGTCATCTAGTTAGAAGGTATTTTGTAGTGtgattgcggttgttttttaaagtgttttttacttgaaaatacattaaaataatattttttatttttaaaaaattatttttaatatcaatacatcaaaatgatctgaaaataaataaaaaaatttaaattttttcaaaaatatttttcaaatgatgCAGCCCTAATCTTCTATTTATCCTGTAGAGCCCTAATGTTTTACCCGGCTAGATCTTAAACAACCATGTTCAAACTAATGTgtttataaaagaattattttttttaaaatcatactCGGATAAAGAATAAATGAGCACCTTGAGCATTACAAATTTATTAGAAGTCTGGTAGATAATGCTGTCGAAGTAAAGTCAACTGCACAGTTTGATGGTATTCATGGAATTACTGTTCACAGCTTCAGCCTGCTTCAAGGCGCAGTCTAAGTTTGAAACTTGCAGTTAGAATGGAACCACAAAAACTACAGAAAACAAACTTTCTCTCTCCCCACTTATTCACAAAACCAAtggcttttctttttatgcagtTTCCAAGAGCCTGTCCTCTAGTGGTTTTTGTAATTCCATTTTATGCAGATCTTGTTGACAGACATGTGAAGGGCAATGGCTTTTCTTTTGGGTCCAATGGGTGCATGTGGCTCTATATATATCGCCCCTTTTAACTCAGTAGTTACGTCCTTTCCTCTCTAGCAAGGCTAGTTTTTATACTTCTACCATATAAACCAACAGATAGTGTGCCCCAATCATTTCTCGAAAACACCAACAACCCATCATAAAGAATTCTCCCCATCCAcaaattgttgtatttttaaatggaaCTTCAGATAATACAGACATTCATGCCTTGATTCTTGAGAGAATTGCGTTCCAAGTCTTTTTTTGAGTCAAGTAGTTGGCTCAGTTAAAAGTTTTCAGTTAAAATAttgttcttcttttaatttcctGTGAAGTGCTTTTATTACCCGTGGTTATAGAGAGTAGGGTCCCTTTGCTAGTAGGGTCTTTGCATTTTGCATATAGTTTAAAGgcctatatatatgtgtgtgcatTCCTCCTGGCAAGCTCAAATTAGAGCATTTCGATAACATTAGCAGCTCTTTCCGAGGTGGGCTTGGAGCTGTTTTTCTTCCTTGGAAGCATCAATGGCAGTTCTCTTGATGGTTCTTGTGGCAGTTCTCTTTTTGTTCTGTATCTCCTCTGCTTTGTTGAGGTTGAACGAGGTGAGATATAGGAAGAAAGGGTTGCCTCCAGGTACTATGGGATGGCCAGTCTTTGGAGAGACCACTGAGTTTCTAAAGCAAGGTCCAAACTTCATGAAGAATCAGAGAGCAAGGTGATTGTTTGCATGAATCTTAATTCATTATGTTGATGTTGTTACTGCGTGTTTTTCTCTGCTTGTGTTCTATCCAGTATTATTTCTGATGCATGCTCGCAGATTGGAAGGAGTTGTGTTCCTAGCTCTTGTTCATTCGGTGTGTCAACTGTTGATATATTACTTTCAAGTGAATTCTTGGTTTAAGCTTTTCACCTCATTTATTTGTATCCCTgcttattttcttgtttatggTTAGCTGACAATTGCTTCTAAagtcatctttctttttttctctttccatttcaatcaaaaacaaaagaaaaaggacttgtaccttctttttccttttgggTGAGGATTGGTCCCTGCTAACCCACAAAAGATACCCATACAGCTAAGGCCAATCTCTTAATGAAGTTATGGCTGTTAGTTAGAACAGTTGTGTGTGGGTTTTCTTGTAAATTTAACTCAAACGTAACATTCTTGATAAATGGATAGCTTATATCAGCAGGTAACCTTTGTCTCTTTAAAATTGCAGGTATGGGAGTattttcaaatcccacattctGGGGTGTCCTACCATTGTGTCCATGGATCCAGAGCTCAATCGATACATCCTAATGAACGAGGGAAAGGGCCTTGTTCCTGGTTACCCTCAGTCCATGCTGGATATCTTAGGCAATCGCAACATTGCAGCAGTTCATGGCTCCACTCACAAGTACATGAGAGGGGCATTATTATCCCTCATTAGCCCCACCATGATCAGAGAACGACTTTTGCCAACAATTGATGAGTTCATGAGAACCCACCTCAGCAACTGGGATACCAAAATTATTGACATTCAACAAATGACTAAGGAGGTACCTACCATCATGCCATACATCAGAATTTAATGTAGCCCTTCAACTTAAGTTTCCCTGGATTAATAATAATGTACATTCTGCACCATTATTTTTATGCAGATGGCACTTCTCTCTGCACTTAAGCAAATTGCTGGCACTGATTCTTGCTCAATATCTCAAGCATTCATGCCTGAGTTTTTCAGGCTGGTTTTAGGCACTTTGTCATTGCCAATTGACCTTCCTGGCACAAATTATCGACAAGGAGTCCAGGTAATTGATTTTCTAAGAACATAGAACATTTCTATGTCTAGTTTTTAGTCAAGTCTTTCTCACTGTATCTATTTCACTATGTCATGCAggcaagaaaaaatattgtacgCATGTTAAGGCAGCTAATAGACGGGAGGAGGGCATCGAAATTGAACCACCAGGACATGCTTGGTCGACTTATGAGAactgaagaaaataaatttaaactaacAGATGAAGAGATAATTGATCAAATAATCACAATTTTGTACTCTGGCTACGAAACGGTTTCGACTACTTCAATGATGGCAGTCAAATATCTGCATGATCACCCAAGAGTTCTTCAGGAGCTAAGAGTAAGTCTGGACaataaacaaaatgatgaaacacTTAACGGTTTCAAGTGTTTGTACATGTTTGTAACATTCCTGTGTTCTTGACTGGATGCTTCATCTCTGTGTAGAAAGAGCATTTGGcaattagagaaaagaaaaggcctgAGGATCCAATCGATTTAAATGACCTTAAATCGATGCGTTTTACTCGTGCCGTGAGTGAAAAAATTTACTTCTCGATTATCTACTGCCTTTATTTTGCTGATAAGTTGCTGAGCTTAATTTGATCATATATTCTGTTTCATCTCATGCAGGTGATTTTTGAGACCTCAAGATTGGCTACAATAGTAAATGGGGTTTTGAGGAAGACTACTAAAGAAATGGAACTAAATAGTgagtgttatttattttatttttactttttatatagaaTAATGTTTCCATCTCGAGTTCGAGTCCAACCCAGACAGAATCTTGAATTATTAGTCTTGAGCAATAGTATAGTTTAGGATACCCTGAAGAAcccagaaaaataaattaaactctaTTGTTTTTAAGGGCTCAAGAAGCTGTTTTGCAGCTAGCAGCAGCTATGCTTTTAGATCtttgttaatataaaagataatcaTGAGAATAAGATCATCTCCCTTTGTGGGCCTTACAACTCTTATGATTTACATGGAATACCTACCAATCCAGCTAGGCCATTCTCTTGGTGACCCAAAatcatgtttaaattatttttgacaagaAAGGGAGCTTTTTGTTGAAAGGAATtcttttatatagtaaaatatgtgaaattaaatcaatctttaactgatgggttttttttctttttcttttctttatgctGGTGGGCTTGCTTTAATGTTCATCAAGAAAGAAACATTAGGTTCTAAATTTGCTATTTGCTTATCATGCTTAATGTGGATAATTTATGGCTGGCTAATAATAGCTTTACTCTCTATTGTTTTCAGGATTTGTGATTCCAAAAGGATGGAGAATCTACGTTTACACAAGGGAGATAAACTATGATCCATATTTATATCCTGACCCATTCTCCTTTAACCCATGGAGATGGCTGGTGAGTgattattaaattatcatatttttttctgtttatttttccttcctGTACCTGTTtctgaaactaaaataaaaaatcaacaatttccTTGAAGGAACGAAACTAATCTGTGTTTGGTAAATGCAGGACAAAAGTTTGGAGTCTCAAAACTATCTCTTCATTTTTGGAGGAGGTACCAGGCAGTGTCCAGGAAAGGAGCTAGGAATAGCTGAGATTTCAACTTTCCTTCATTATTTTGTAACTAGATACAGGTAAATACAGAAACCCACAAATAAAAATCTATCCTTGAGCAACAAAACTGGTCTTAATTTGCTGATCTGGCTGCCCTGTTGC encodes:
- the LOC133670623 gene encoding cytochrome P450 85A-like, with amino-acid sequence MAVLLMVLVAVLFLFCISSALLRLNEVRYRKKGLPPGTMGWPVFGETTEFLKQGPNFMKNQRARYGSIFKSHILGCPTIVSMDPELNRYILMNEGKGLVPGYPQSMLDILGNRNIAAVHGSTHKYMRGALLSLISPTMIRERLLPTIDEFMRTHLSNWDTKIIDIQQMTKEMALLSALKQIAGTDSCSISQAFMPEFFRLVLGTLSLPIDLPGTNYRQGVQARKNIVRMLRQLIDGRRASKLNHQDMLGRLMRTEENKFKLTDEEIIDQIITILYSGYETVSTTSMMAVKYLHDHPRVLQELRKEHLAIREKKRPEDPIDLNDLKSMRFTRAVIFETSRLATIVNGVLRKTTKEMELNRFVIPKGWRIYVYTREINYDPYLYPDPFSFNPWRWLDKSLESQNYLFIFGGGTRQCPGKELGIAEISTFLHYFVTRYRWEEVGGDSLMKFPRVEAPNGLHIRVSSH